From a single Solanum dulcamara chromosome 4, daSolDulc1.2, whole genome shotgun sequence genomic region:
- the LOC129884100 gene encoding probable glutathione S-transferase: MCPQLMGAMYKVCYGKGEEKEKGCDETFEVLKYLDNELQNKKFFGGDNIGFVDIVASYIAIWFGAIQESIGLELLTEQKFPKLNKWIDEFWSCRIVLENLPTREVLLPLYKAQFEAATQKASN; this comes from the coding sequence ATGTGTCCTCAGTTAATGGGTGCAATGTATAAAGTTTGTTATGGCAAAGGAGAAGAAAAGGAGAAAGGTTGTGATGAAACTTTTGAAGTCCTAAAATATCTTGACAATGAACTTCAAAACAAGAAATTCTTTGGAGGAGACAACATTGGATTCGTCGACATCGTTGCCAGTTACATAGCTATCTGGTTTGGAGCAATTCAAGAATCAATAGGGCTGGAACTATTGACTGAACAAAAATTTCCCAAGTTAAACAAATGGATTGAtgagttttggagttgtagaaTTGTCCTGGAAAATCTCCCTACTAGAGAAGTATTACTGCCTTTATACAAAGCTCAATTTGAAGCAGCAACTCAAAAGGCATCCAACTGA
- the LOC129884102 gene encoding furcatin hydrolase-like — protein MKFEGLNGFRFSISWSRVLPYGKLCRGVNKQGIAFYNNLINELLAEGIQPMVTLFHWDLPQVLEDEYLGFLNKQIIYDFQDYAELCFKEFGDRVKLWTTINEPSGYALTGYDIGIFPPMRCSSWRNTGCLAGNSSIEPYIVAHHLLLAHAQTTKLYREKYQISQKGEIGIILVASWFEPYSKTKKDIDATQRAIDFSLGWFIHPLTYGDYPEIMCKIVGNRLPKFTTEQAEIVKGSSNFMGLNYYTTMYAANINVTPNKENISYLSDFQVNQTVERNGKLIGEPTGSRVFHVVPRGILEVLVYIKEKYNNPKIYITENGMSDANERTVEKGVNDFQRVDFLRRHLLALKAALKKGVYVKGYFAWSFLDNFEWTSGYTQRFGLNYVVYKDNLKRYPKRSALWLKKFLLN, from the exons ATGAAATTTGAAGGACTGAATGGTTTCAGATTTTCAATCTCTTGGTCAAGAGTTTTACCAT ATGGGAAGCTTTGTAGAGGTGTAAACAAACAAGGCATTGCCTTCTATAATAATCTTATTAATGAGCTCCTAGCTGAAG GTATACAACCTATGGTTACCCTATTCCATTGGGATCTACCCCAAGTCCTTGAAGATGAGTATCTTGGCTTTCTAAACAAACAAATTAT TTATGATTTTCAAGATTATgcagagttgtgcttcaaagaATTTGgtgatagagttaaactttGGACCACAATAAATGAACCAAGTGGCTATGCACTTACTGGTTATGACATTGGCATTTTTCCTCCTATGAGATGCTCTTCTTGGAGGAACACTGGTTGTCTTGCTGGCAAttcttccattgaaccttaCATAGTTGCCCATCATTTGCTTCTTGCTCATGCACAAACAACCAAGTTATACAGAGAGAAATATCAG ATATCACAGAAAGGGGAGATAGGAATAATCCTAGTGGCTAGCTGGTTCGAGCCCTACTCCAAGACGAAGAAAGATATAGACGCAACTCAACGAGCCATCGACTTCTCGCTTGGATG GTTTATACATCCATTAACATATGGTGATTATCCAGAAATTATGTGCAAAATAGTAGGAAATCGTTTACCAAAATTCACGACAGAGCAAGCTGAGATAGTGAAGGGTTCCTCTAATTTCATGGGACTAAATTACTACACAACAATGTATGCAGCAAATATTAATGTTACTCCAAATAAAGAGAACATTAGCTACCTAtcagattttcaagtaaatcaaACAG tGGAAAGAAATGGAAAGCTCATTGGTGAACCG ACAGGGTCAAGAGTTTTCCATGTTGTCCCAAGAGGAATTTTAGAAGTTCTTGtctatataaaagaaaagtacAATAATCCAAAAATTTACATAACAGAGAATG gTATGagtgatgcaaatgaaagaacGGTTGAGAAAGGAGTAAATGACTTCCAAAGGGTGGATTTCTTACGTCGTCATCTCTTGGCCCTTAAGGCAGCCCTTAA gAAGGGCGTGTATGTTAAGGGCTACTTTGCGTGGTCGTTTTTGGATAATTTCGAATGGACTTCAGGATATACTCAAAGATTTGGTCTTAATTATGTTGTTTATAAGGATAATCTAAAGAGATATCCCAAACGTTCTGCTCTTTGGCTAAAGAAATTTCTTCTTAATTAA